A section of the Subtercola frigoramans genome encodes:
- a CDS encoding MMPL family transporter, with product MRQITEFVSGKFTAWIVLGLTIIAAAILFATAPASTGTIAPTAGLPSATQSAQVAELQKSLPNSDAGFALIVFDRSGSPLTEADKTAIAARSAALAPESLSGRLPPAQYSEDGTAALIPMPLAAAADSTAQGERVTSLRATAQADLPQGLNAYLTGPEGFQADVAAAFQGADFKLLLVTVIVVAALLLITYRSPWLWLVPLAVIGAADALASVIVKDLAQVFGFTIDASISGILSVLVFGAGTNYALLLIARYREELRQHEKRSTAMSMALRGAGPAILASGSTVTLSLLTLLFASLEGNRALGFACAIGIVTAMIFALIVLPAALVIFGRGLFWPFVPRFGSESPTEHGFWARLGRAVSKRPAVVTVVSVVVLGALAVGALSISVGLSQVQQFRGNPESAQGQSVIDAAFPAGQSAQTAVIVPTDAVADAVTIATATPGVSAATPGQSAGTITQLNVTLDAEPGSQQAFDTITTLRQAYADAPNAASAALVGGTDATALDTRVAAAHDQALIIPLILAIVFIVLLVLLRAIVAPVLLILTVVASYFASLGAANLVFSSVFKIPAFDTSVVLFSFLFLVALGVDYNIFLVTRAREESLRLGTREGMIHALSATGGVITSAGILLAAVFAVLSVLPIIALTQIGVIVGIGVLLDTLLVRTVLVPALVFLTGDRFWWPSRVGAAIASGSSAAGSSAVGEAPRAAQLN from the coding sequence ATGCGACAGATCACTGAGTTCGTGAGCGGCAAGTTCACCGCCTGGATCGTTCTGGGCCTCACAATCATCGCAGCGGCGATCCTGTTCGCAACAGCGCCAGCGAGTACCGGCACCATCGCCCCAACGGCCGGCCTTCCCTCCGCCACCCAGTCGGCGCAGGTCGCCGAACTGCAGAAGTCCCTGCCGAACTCCGATGCAGGGTTCGCGTTGATCGTCTTCGACAGAAGCGGGTCTCCGCTCACCGAGGCAGACAAGACGGCGATCGCCGCCCGCTCCGCAGCGCTCGCACCGGAATCGCTCAGTGGCCGGTTGCCCCCAGCCCAGTACTCCGAAGACGGCACCGCGGCGCTCATCCCGATGCCTCTGGCCGCCGCCGCGGACAGCACAGCGCAAGGTGAGCGCGTCACGAGCCTCAGGGCGACGGCGCAGGCCGATCTTCCTCAGGGACTGAACGCGTACCTCACCGGGCCAGAAGGCTTCCAGGCCGATGTCGCAGCAGCGTTCCAGGGTGCTGATTTCAAACTCCTGCTCGTCACGGTGATCGTCGTTGCGGCATTGCTTCTCATCACCTACCGGAGCCCCTGGCTCTGGCTGGTGCCACTCGCCGTGATCGGCGCGGCCGACGCCCTCGCGAGCGTGATCGTCAAAGACCTCGCCCAGGTGTTCGGATTCACCATCGATGCGTCGATCTCGGGCATCCTGTCGGTGCTCGTCTTCGGTGCGGGAACGAACTACGCCCTGCTGCTGATAGCGCGGTATCGCGAAGAACTGAGACAACACGAGAAGCGCAGTACCGCCATGTCCATGGCCCTTCGCGGGGCGGGGCCGGCGATCCTGGCCAGTGGCAGCACTGTGACCCTCAGTCTCCTCACCCTGCTCTTCGCCTCTCTCGAGGGAAACCGGGCACTCGGGTTCGCCTGCGCGATCGGCATCGTCACCGCCATGATCTTCGCGCTCATCGTTCTGCCCGCGGCGCTGGTCATCTTCGGCCGCGGCCTGTTCTGGCCCTTTGTTCCCCGGTTCGGCTCTGAATCCCCGACCGAGCACGGCTTCTGGGCCAGACTCGGTCGCGCCGTCTCGAAGCGGCCCGCCGTCGTCACCGTCGTCAGTGTCGTCGTCCTGGGCGCACTGGCCGTCGGCGCCCTCAGCATCTCGGTCGGCCTCTCGCAGGTGCAACAGTTCAGAGGCAACCCCGAATCGGCGCAGGGGCAGTCGGTCATCGATGCCGCCTTCCCCGCCGGGCAGAGTGCACAGACCGCGGTGATCGTGCCGACGGATGCTGTCGCTGACGCGGTGACGATCGCAACCGCCACTCCCGGGGTCTCTGCGGCCACGCCGGGCCAGTCCGCTGGCACCATCACGCAGCTGAACGTGACGCTCGACGCAGAGCCAGGGTCGCAGCAGGCCTTCGACACCATCACGACGCTGCGGCAGGCCTATGCCGACGCTCCGAACGCCGCATCCGCAGCCCTCGTCGGGGGCACCGATGCCACAGCGCTCGATACCAGGGTGGCTGCGGCACACGACCAGGCCCTGATCATCCCCCTGATCCTGGCCATCGTCTTCATCGTTCTGCTCGTGCTGCTCCGGGCCATCGTCGCCCCTGTTCTCCTGATCCTCACAGTGGTGGCAAGCTACTTCGCCAGCCTCGGGGCGGCCAATCTGGTGTTCTCGTCGGTGTTCAAGATTCCCGCGTTCGACACCAGCGTGGTGCTCTTCAGCTTCCTGTTCCTGGTGGCACTGGGAGTGGACTACAACATCTTCCTCGTCACACGGGCCAGGGAGGAGTCGCTGCGCCTGGGTACCCGCGAAGGAATGATCCATGCGCTCTCGGCCACCGGTGGGGTGATCACAAGTGCCGGTATCCTTCTCGCTGCGGTCTTCGCTGTGCTGAGCGTGCTGCCGATCATCGCCCTGACCCAGATCGGCGTGATCGTGGGCATCGGCGTTCTGCTCGACACCCTGCTCGTACGAACCGTTCTGGTACCGGCACTCGTCTTCCTGACCGGCGACAGGTTCTGGTGGCCCAGCAGAGTCGGTGCGGCTATCGCTTCAGGCTCGTCTGCGGCGGGCTCATCCGCGGTAGGCGAAGCACCGAGAGCCGCGCAGCTGAACTAG
- a CDS encoding MarR family winged helix-turn-helix transcriptional regulator codes for MSNPVPEAPSLFDDGAPAMRQASIVFREILSLMGDFDRVLQAHLNVNSTDLEAMELLIERGPLSPTELAHGLGISTAATTLVIDRLEKVGHVGREAHPSDRRSVRVVPTVASVSATFAALRPLIFGVDAVLDDFTVPEREAIELYLSKVAGVYREVIRQSHSSQ; via the coding sequence ATGTCGAATCCTGTTCCCGAAGCGCCGTCACTGTTCGACGACGGTGCCCCGGCAATGCGGCAGGCCAGCATCGTCTTTCGGGAGATCCTCTCTCTGATGGGGGACTTCGACCGGGTCCTGCAGGCGCACCTGAACGTGAACAGCACCGACCTCGAGGCGATGGAGCTCCTGATCGAGCGAGGCCCGCTGAGTCCCACCGAGTTGGCCCACGGCCTCGGGATCAGCACTGCGGCGACGACGCTCGTCATCGATCGTCTCGAAAAGGTCGGTCACGTCGGCCGGGAGGCGCACCCCAGCGATCGCCGGAGCGTTCGGGTGGTGCCGACGGTGGCGTCGGTCTCGGCGACCTTTGCGGCACTCCGACCACTGATCTTCGGGGTCGACGCCGTACTCGACGACTTCACGGTGCCAGAACGCGAGGCGATCGAGTTGTATCTCTCCAAGGTTGCCGGCGTCTACCGCGAGGTCATCCGCCAGTCCCACTCGTCCCAATAG
- a CDS encoding FUSC family protein gives MSEPNSFRSYTASVFGFGDHNGAHRGALRVGFSVLVPLVALYATGHMQWSIYAAFGAFASVYGRGSGSVARLKMQATAGGVLVVTVVLGALVATTAEKDWVIVAIAAIWASAVALASEVFRWAPPGPLFAVFGLCSVASIPSGWSEVPVAAGISLLAAVFAVAVGQIGAIRRRLPSTHPADATVSAEIPAPTSIWRRIRSTLASRRGIVRIGRFGVAAGLAGAISTGLGIGHPYWAILTAVVPLVASDLTISLAKGTQRVLGTTIGLAVAWALLSLNLSGLWVILLVVALQIVAELLVMRNYGLALVFITPLALVMVSLAHTANPNQLIADRAVETLLGTVVGLAVALASRNLMRPSAVGRGGTDGPIGTSGTGG, from the coding sequence ATGTCCGAACCGAATTCCTTCCGTTCGTACACGGCATCCGTCTTCGGATTCGGTGACCACAACGGCGCACACCGCGGTGCACTGCGGGTCGGGTTCTCCGTGTTGGTGCCTCTCGTCGCGCTGTACGCAACGGGCCACATGCAGTGGTCGATCTACGCAGCATTCGGCGCCTTCGCTTCCGTATACGGGCGCGGCTCGGGCTCCGTGGCGCGCCTGAAGATGCAGGCGACGGCCGGCGGGGTGCTTGTGGTCACCGTGGTGCTCGGAGCACTGGTTGCGACGACGGCCGAGAAGGACTGGGTGATCGTCGCGATCGCTGCGATCTGGGCCTCTGCGGTCGCGCTGGCATCCGAGGTGTTCCGCTGGGCCCCGCCCGGGCCGCTCTTCGCCGTCTTCGGGCTCTGCTCCGTAGCCTCGATACCATCCGGCTGGAGCGAGGTGCCCGTAGCAGCAGGAATCAGTCTGCTCGCCGCGGTGTTCGCCGTCGCGGTCGGCCAGATCGGGGCGATCAGGCGCCGACTTCCGTCGACACATCCTGCGGATGCGACGGTGAGCGCGGAAATTCCTGCCCCGACATCGATCTGGCGCCGTATTCGCTCAACACTCGCCTCGCGTCGCGGAATCGTCCGGATCGGTCGTTTCGGGGTTGCCGCGGGCCTCGCCGGCGCCATCTCGACGGGGCTTGGCATCGGGCATCCCTACTGGGCGATTCTCACCGCCGTCGTTCCCCTTGTTGCGTCAGACCTGACGATTTCGCTGGCCAAAGGCACCCAACGGGTTCTGGGCACGACAATCGGCTTGGCTGTCGCGTGGGCACTCCTGTCCCTCAACCTCAGCGGCCTGTGGGTGATCCTGCTGGTCGTGGCCCTGCAGATCGTCGCGGAACTGCTGGTGATGCGGAACTACGGCCTCGCGCTTGTGTTCATCACACCGCTCGCGTTGGTGATGGTGAGCCTCGCGCACACAGCGAACCCGAACCAGCTCATCGCCGACAGGGCCGTCGAAACCCTGCTCGGCACCGTCGTGGGCCTCGCGGTCGCGCTCGCATCACGAAATCTCATGCGCCCCTCAGCGGTTGGCCGTGGTGGGACGGATGGCCCTATTGGGACGAGTGGGACTGGCGGATGA
- a CDS encoding amidohydrolase family protein — protein MVRLSRNRGEDTRRIMFVHALTVMNAIIIPMADGTEWFRGWMTVDSDGRISGLGEGDAPASQTGETVDAHGSFVAPGFVSAHSHIFTSGMRGMTPGENLYGWVGTQSSFISAADEDDIYWFTLHGCLDFITNGITSAYNFTDSRVVGRYDPATDRREIFSIRSERYLQRQVDAARDSGLRTVNSIRLDSEFQPADQAFGVFADAVAYVQSEVPPALNLGTSVFGAVQWSEAAGAARDEVRAMDTHGIGNQAHFLETSEALDQQREKFGWYEDAGALREGFLFGHFVHPDAYMAKKAASSGSGMVWQPTSNGRLGSGIADIVRYRGLGMPIGVGLDDQSCTDISDPFQNMRIGMYTQRALHQDASIIMPRDMMRLHTLGSAEALGVADRIGSLEVGKFADFVVVNPSNPDTGPVWDVYASYAFACGLRNLERVYIGGRLASESGRAVHPAADRVSDELHGRVRDAAAKTGLRLAW, from the coding sequence GTGGTTCGGTTGAGCCGCAACCGCGGCGAAGACACCCGGAGGATCATGTTCGTACACGCCTTGACCGTGATGAATGCCATCATCATCCCGATGGCCGACGGCACCGAATGGTTCAGGGGCTGGATGACCGTCGACAGTGACGGGCGGATCAGCGGCCTCGGCGAGGGTGACGCACCGGCGAGCCAGACCGGCGAGACCGTCGATGCCCACGGCTCGTTCGTCGCGCCCGGATTCGTCTCAGCGCACAGCCACATCTTCACCTCGGGAATGCGGGGGATGACTCCGGGAGAGAATCTCTACGGCTGGGTCGGAACGCAGTCGAGCTTCATCTCGGCCGCAGACGAAGACGACATCTATTGGTTCACGCTGCACGGCTGTCTCGACTTCATCACCAACGGCATCACATCGGCCTACAACTTCACCGATTCCCGGGTGGTCGGCCGCTACGACCCCGCCACAGACCGCCGTGAGATCTTTTCGATCAGAAGTGAGCGTTACCTCCAGCGCCAGGTCGACGCTGCGCGCGATTCGGGGCTACGCACCGTGAACTCGATCCGTCTCGACAGCGAGTTCCAGCCCGCAGACCAGGCGTTCGGCGTATTCGCCGATGCTGTCGCCTACGTGCAGTCAGAAGTGCCACCAGCCCTCAACCTCGGCACGAGTGTCTTCGGTGCGGTGCAGTGGTCGGAGGCCGCCGGCGCGGCGCGCGACGAGGTGCGCGCAATGGATACCCACGGAATCGGGAACCAGGCCCATTTTCTCGAAACCAGCGAAGCGCTCGACCAGCAGCGCGAGAAGTTCGGCTGGTACGAAGACGCTGGAGCCCTCCGCGAGGGATTCCTGTTCGGGCACTTCGTGCACCCCGACGCCTACATGGCCAAGAAGGCGGCGAGTTCGGGCAGTGGAATGGTGTGGCAGCCGACCTCGAACGGTCGCCTGGGTTCAGGGATAGCCGACATCGTTCGCTATCGCGGGCTGGGCATGCCCATCGGCGTCGGGCTCGACGACCAGTCCTGCACCGACATCAGCGACCCCTTCCAGAACATGCGAATCGGTATGTACACCCAGCGTGCCCTGCACCAGGATGCCTCGATCATCATGCCGCGCGACATGATGCGACTCCACACCCTCGGTTCGGCGGAAGCGTTGGGGGTCGCCGATCGCATCGGCAGCCTCGAGGTCGGCAAGTTCGCCGATTTTGTGGTGGTGAACCCCTCGAATCCCGACACGGGGCCAGTGTGGGACGTGTACGCGAGTTATGCGTTCGCCTGTGGGCTCCGCAACCTCGAACGTGTGTACATCGGCGGAAGGCTGGCTTCTGAGAGTGGCCGAGCCGTGCATCCTGCAGCCGACCGCGTGTCAGACGAGCTGCACGGCAGAGTTCGCGATGCGGCGGCGAAGACGGGCCTCAGACTCGCCTGGTGA
- a CDS encoding MarP family serine protease has translation MELAVDIVLIVAAVVAVAAGWGRGAVVTAASLLGIAVGAWAATIVSPLVVTALVGYGWTSSLQRSIVAGVVFVLCIVIASSIFGAVAVLLRRTIGRLRIARGIDSLVGAAMGLLAWAIVVWLAGGFLLSTGQLQATQMVNSSAIVQTLNRLAPVPATTALGTLDSALGSAGFPTVFSNGAEIIAGAQAPDTSVPNAVDTASASVVKVLTSAPNCNTDSEGSGWVVADNRIITNAHVVAGGSDIYVQTSASNTLLPAQLVVFDPESDLAVLEVSDLPAAPLVLGTELAASDSAVVAGYPENGPYQAVTARVRQVVQATGLDIYGQTSVTREIYSLRTTVLPGNSGGPLFNTDGAVVGVVFARSTTDAETGYALTLNQIQPVLAQVTASDPVSSGACQAE, from the coding sequence ATGGAACTCGCTGTCGATATTGTGCTCATTGTCGCCGCTGTGGTGGCTGTCGCCGCCGGCTGGGGGCGTGGCGCTGTCGTCACGGCCGCTTCGCTGCTCGGCATCGCCGTGGGCGCCTGGGCAGCAACGATCGTCTCGCCCCTCGTGGTGACAGCGCTCGTCGGCTACGGCTGGACAAGCTCCCTGCAGCGTTCCATCGTCGCCGGCGTCGTCTTCGTGCTCTGCATCGTGATCGCCTCCTCGATCTTCGGCGCCGTCGCCGTTCTGTTGCGCCGCACCATCGGTCGGCTCAGGATCGCCCGGGGCATCGACTCCCTGGTCGGCGCCGCCATGGGATTGCTCGCCTGGGCGATCGTCGTCTGGCTTGCGGGCGGATTCCTGCTGTCGACGGGCCAGCTCCAGGCCACGCAGATGGTCAATTCCTCGGCGATCGTGCAGACTCTCAACCGGCTGGCCCCCGTGCCGGCGACAACGGCTCTCGGAACCCTCGACAGTGCCCTCGGCAGCGCCGGGTTCCCGACGGTCTTCTCGAATGGTGCAGAGATCATCGCCGGGGCGCAGGCTCCCGATACCAGCGTGCCGAACGCTGTCGACACGGCGTCAGCCAGTGTGGTGAAGGTGCTCACCTCTGCACCCAACTGCAACACCGATTCCGAGGGCAGCGGCTGGGTCGTCGCCGACAACCGCATCATCACGAACGCGCACGTCGTGGCGGGCGGCTCCGACATCTACGTTCAGACCAGCGCGTCGAACACCCTGCTTCCCGCCCAGCTCGTCGTCTTCGACCCCGAGAGCGACCTCGCTGTGCTCGAAGTCAGTGACCTCCCCGCGGCCCCCCTTGTCCTCGGTACCGAACTCGCTGCCTCCGACTCCGCCGTGGTCGCCGGCTACCCCGAGAATGGCCCCTACCAGGCGGTCACGGCCCGCGTGAGGCAGGTGGTGCAGGCCACGGGCCTTGATATCTACGGCCAGACCTCGGTTACTCGCGAGATCTATTCGCTTCGCACCACCGTTCTCCCCGGCAATTCCGGCGGCCCGCTCTTCAACACCGACGGGGCCGTCGTCGGTGTGGTCTTCGCACGATCGACCACCGACGCAGAAACCGGCTACGCCCTCACGCTAAACCAGATCCAGCCCGTGCTGGCCCAGGTCACAGCATCCGACCCTGTCAGTTCTGGGGCATGCCAGGCCGAGTAG
- a CDS encoding phosphoenolpyruvate carboxylase, protein MTTIEDSTASPRKEPTRKDIRDEVNEDLRGDVRLLGSLLGRVLTESGSSELLADVEKLRALTIEAYENDDSEAIEAAEELVDSFSPTRAEQVARAFTCYFHLSNLAEEHHRVRVLRARDAAGGAVTTDSLPAAIEQLVDEVGADEASRRLRELRFHPVLTAHPTEARRRAVASGIRRISELLSERDATSAGTLSGAENDRRLLEEIDVLWRTSPLRTTRPTPLDEVRTAMNIFDQTLFEVVPKVYRMLDDWLLAGDAGARPTEAPAFFRLGSWIAADRDGNPFVTASVTKAAAAIASEHILLGLERAATRIGRTLTLDSADTPADAGLKALWASQRAFAGEVTAQVGTRAPNEPHRRVLLVVAARIAATRLRNADLAYAKPDELLSDLRVIQASLRAAGAHRSANGELQNLLWQVETFGFHLAELEVRQHSKVHRQALAEVAAGGELSEMTNEVLDVYRTISFLQARYGLNASRRYIVSFTQSSADIANVYALAEAALGSADAAPTLDAIPLFETFDDLQASTTILAEMIQLPAVQARLAQTGRRLEVMLGYSDSSKDVGPVSATLALYSAQEKIAQWARDNEIELTLFHGRGGALGRGGGPANEAVMAQPPGSVEGRFKLTEQGEVIFAQYGDKTIAARHIEQMAAATLLASSPTNEKSNADATADFSDVAATMDVRSRERFYELIRSEGFPQWFAQVTPLEEVGLLALGSRPARRGLSVESLEDLRAIPWVFSWTQARINLTGWFGLGSALAAVGDLDVLRDAYARWPLFTAMINNVEMSLAKTDDRLAKRYLALGDRDDLAALVLEEMRLTREWVGLTTGNAEVLETRPVLRRAVRLRSPYVDALSLLQLRALREVRASGSSDPLDEPHQLLLLAVNGVAAGLQNTG, encoded by the coding sequence GTGACCACTATCGAAGACAGCACTGCTTCACCTCGCAAGGAGCCCACCCGCAAGGATATTCGCGACGAGGTGAACGAAGACCTCCGGGGCGACGTTCGGCTTCTCGGCAGCCTCTTGGGCCGGGTGCTCACCGAATCGGGCAGCTCGGAACTGCTCGCCGACGTCGAGAAACTCCGTGCATTGACGATCGAGGCCTACGAGAACGACGACTCCGAAGCGATCGAAGCAGCTGAGGAGCTCGTCGATTCGTTCTCCCCGACCCGGGCAGAGCAGGTGGCGAGGGCCTTCACCTGCTATTTCCACCTCAGCAACCTCGCCGAGGAACACCACCGCGTGCGTGTGCTTCGTGCGCGCGACGCGGCAGGCGGAGCCGTCACGACCGACTCCCTCCCGGCGGCGATCGAGCAGCTGGTAGACGAAGTCGGGGCCGACGAGGCATCGAGACGCCTGCGCGAACTGCGTTTTCACCCTGTGCTCACCGCGCATCCGACGGAGGCCCGACGCAGGGCCGTGGCTTCGGGCATCCGGAGAATCAGCGAACTGCTCTCCGAACGCGACGCCACCAGCGCAGGTACCCTCTCTGGAGCGGAGAACGATCGCCGGCTCCTCGAGGAGATCGACGTGCTGTGGCGCACCTCGCCGCTGCGCACCACACGCCCGACGCCCCTCGATGAGGTGCGGACCGCCATGAACATCTTCGACCAGACCCTGTTCGAGGTGGTTCCCAAGGTGTACCGGATGCTCGACGACTGGCTGCTCGCAGGCGATGCCGGTGCCCGGCCGACCGAAGCGCCCGCGTTCTTCCGACTCGGCAGCTGGATCGCGGCAGACCGCGATGGCAACCCATTTGTCACCGCTTCGGTCACGAAAGCGGCTGCTGCGATCGCCTCCGAACACATCCTGCTCGGCCTCGAGCGCGCAGCCACGCGAATCGGGCGCACCCTCACGCTCGATTCGGCCGACACTCCCGCCGACGCCGGGCTCAAGGCCCTGTGGGCGAGCCAACGGGCGTTCGCCGGTGAGGTGACGGCGCAGGTGGGTACCAGGGCTCCGAACGAGCCACATCGGCGGGTGCTTCTGGTCGTCGCAGCCCGCATCGCGGCCACGCGCCTGAGAAATGCCGATCTCGCCTATGCCAAGCCAGACGAACTGCTCAGTGACCTTCGGGTGATCCAGGCTTCGCTTCGGGCCGCTGGCGCGCACCGAAGCGCGAACGGCGAATTGCAGAACCTCCTCTGGCAGGTCGAGACCTTCGGCTTCCATCTCGCTGAACTCGAGGTGCGGCAGCATTCCAAGGTGCATCGACAGGCACTCGCAGAGGTGGCGGCCGGTGGTGAGCTCAGCGAGATGACCAACGAGGTGCTCGATGTCTATCGCACGATCTCCTTCCTCCAGGCCCGATACGGCCTGAACGCGTCGCGTCGCTACATCGTCTCGTTCACGCAGTCCTCTGCCGACATTGCGAACGTCTACGCGCTGGCCGAGGCAGCGCTCGGCTCTGCAGACGCCGCACCGACCCTCGACGCCATCCCGCTCTTCGAGACCTTCGACGACCTGCAGGCCAGCACGACGATCCTCGCCGAGATGATCCAACTGCCCGCCGTGCAGGCACGTCTCGCCCAGACCGGTCGCCGCCTGGAGGTGATGCTCGGCTACTCCGATTCATCGAAGGATGTGGGCCCGGTCTCGGCGACACTGGCTCTCTACTCCGCCCAGGAGAAGATCGCACAGTGGGCTCGCGACAACGAGATCGAGCTCACCCTCTTCCACGGGCGCGGCGGCGCGCTGGGGCGCGGCGGAGGGCCGGCCAACGAGGCCGTGATGGCGCAGCCTCCGGGATCTGTGGAGGGACGGTTCAAGCTCACGGAGCAGGGCGAGGTGATCTTCGCCCAGTACGGCGACAAGACGATTGCCGCCCGGCACATCGAGCAGATGGCGGCAGCAACCCTGCTCGCCTCGAGCCCGACGAATGAGAAGTCGAACGCCGACGCCACTGCGGATTTCAGTGATGTCGCTGCAACGATGGACGTGCGATCGCGGGAGCGCTTCTACGAACTGATCAGGAGCGAGGGCTTTCCCCAGTGGTTCGCCCAGGTCACGCCTCTCGAAGAAGTGGGTCTGCTGGCTCTGGGTTCGAGGCCCGCCCGGCGCGGTCTCTCTGTGGAGTCTCTCGAGGACCTGCGAGCCATCCCCTGGGTCTTCTCCTGGACCCAGGCCCGCATCAACCTGACGGGCTGGTTCGGGCTGGGTTCGGCCCTGGCAGCCGTTGGGGATCTCGACGTCCTGCGCGATGCCTACGCTCGCTGGCCCCTGTTCACCGCGATGATCAACAACGTCGAGATGTCACTGGCCAAGACCGATGACAGGCTGGCGAAACGGTACCTGGCGCTCGGCGACCGCGATGACCTTGCGGCCCTCGTGCTCGAAGAGATGCGACTGACCCGGGAATGGGTGGGTCTCACGACCGGCAACGCCGAGGTGCTCGAGACGCGCCCTGTGCTGAGACGCGCAGTGCGACTCCGCAGCCCCTATGTCGACGCGCTGTCGCTCTTGCAGCTTCGTGCGCTCAGGGAGGTCAGGGCATCCGGTAGTTCCGACCCTCTCGACGAACCGCACCAGCTGCTGTTGCTGGCTGTCAATGGAGTCGCCGCCGGACTGCAGAACACGGGGTGA
- a CDS encoding DUF7882 family protein, producing MGKLVYGDAGTEIEFDDRVLTHLQIVIGAKLRRRESFFFSWKDDPSVGDGRSSIWLDSSVPLYFRFSGSRVPTINRDWITAMTASANSGAGLTFIEEPGEPSTPLPKSTA from the coding sequence ATGGGAAAACTGGTCTACGGAGACGCCGGCACCGAAATCGAATTCGACGACCGGGTCCTCACCCACCTGCAGATCGTCATCGGCGCCAAACTCCGCCGCCGCGAGAGCTTTTTCTTCTCGTGGAAGGACGACCCCTCCGTCGGTGACGGCCGGAGCAGCATCTGGCTCGACTCGTCGGTGCCGTTGTACTTCCGCTTCAGCGGGAGCAGGGTGCCCACCATCAACCGTGACTGGATCACTGCCATGACGGCCTCAGCGAACAGCGGGGCAGGGCTCACCTTCATCGAAGAACCCGGCGAGCCGTCGACCCCCCTGCCGAAGTCGACGGCCTGA
- a CDS encoding NUDIX hydrolase — MTASEAAHAPSVASLPRPESSRTDEVVLAVSTVIFALRASEAGAPATLWLPVVRRIREPFHGLWALPGGPVQASESLAESAGRNLHETTSLAPQYLEQLYAFGTVDRSPGQRVVSIVYWALVRPDEAERAMEGENVRWYPADDLPELAFDHNTIVEYALWRLRTKMEYSQIAHAFLGERFTLAQLREVYEAVLRRPLDPANFRRQVESTKSIVATDERLSGGRHRPPRLYKYNESVGLVDNGPLPGL, encoded by the coding sequence ATGACAGCCAGTGAAGCAGCGCACGCGCCCAGTGTTGCCTCGTTGCCGCGGCCTGAATCGTCACGCACTGACGAAGTGGTTCTCGCTGTCTCCACCGTGATCTTCGCGCTGCGGGCAAGTGAGGCAGGCGCACCGGCCACGCTGTGGTTGCCTGTCGTCCGCAGGATCCGTGAGCCGTTCCACGGGCTCTGGGCCCTGCCGGGTGGTCCCGTGCAGGCGTCTGAGAGCCTGGCAGAGTCGGCCGGCCGAAATCTCCACGAGACCACGAGTCTCGCCCCCCAATACCTCGAGCAGCTCTACGCCTTCGGAACCGTCGACCGGTCGCCGGGGCAACGCGTCGTCTCGATCGTGTATTGGGCGTTGGTCAGGCCAGACGAAGCGGAGCGAGCGATGGAAGGCGAGAACGTCAGGTGGTACCCCGCCGACGACCTGCCTGAGCTGGCTTTCGACCACAACACCATCGTCGAGTACGCCCTCTGGCGGCTGAGAACCAAGATGGAGTACAGCCAGATCGCCCATGCCTTCCTGGGTGAGCGGTTCACACTCGCCCAGCTGCGCGAGGTGTACGAGGCCGTTCTGCGAAGACCGCTCGACCCCGCCAACTTCCGGCGCCAGGTGGAGTCGACCAAGTCCATCGTCGCCACTGACGAACGCTTGTCTGGGGGTCGCCACCGACCCCCGCGTCTCTACAAGTACAACGAGTCGGTCGGGCTGGTGGACAACGGCCCGCTTCCCGGTCTCTAG